The following are encoded together in the Candidatus Hydrogenedentota bacterium genome:
- a CDS encoding 2-succinyl-5-enolpyruvyl-6-hydroxy-3-cyclohexene-1-carboxylic-acid synthase → MTNPPDWPNINYAWSGLLVEEFVRLGVSGFVLSPGSRNSPLMLSAARQSGVPHWVHFDERGAGFLALGLARRSGRPAVLICTSGSAAANYWPAVVEAEASGVPLIVITADRPPELIDCGANQAIRQTGLFGRYTRWDAQIPCPTAEIDPAFLLTTVDQAHARCLGPDSGPVHLNIQFREPLAPISDDSIPPGYSDSLALWRAGRSPYTRVLTAPGALGESTRAELLATIRTTSSGLLVVGALNHAGETTQAATLARKLGWPVFADACAGLRGHLDMPLLLACGDLLLLDSSLEDDWRPSTVIHVGGPVTSKRLQSFIARIRPRYVRVAPGSDRLDPGHLVSVRIPLSVGALVSSLATALDDPPAAALPPALAWRDEQCRAALNTWHAGQESLSEIGVARLIAEQAPAHGLLFLGNSMPVRLMDSYGLPPHPDVAMVANRGASGIDGNLATAAGLALASGRPAIALLGDLTALHDLNSLALIKQIDSPFVVVILNNDGGGIFHHLPIARFEEYFESCFGTPHGLSFPGAATMFNLPYRRPSNLAEFSAALDQAVAASGPTLIEITTDRYASRGVHEALHARLREAMNRREIPGERGLEPIVPVTLAGTADQPPLLLLHGFLGATEDWMAVAQSLGSNFHVLAVNLPGHGPGWRGWAVEAQGMAACAAGIVAGLDALGLDRLALAGYSMGGRLALYLAVHYPERFTRVVLESASPGLDTPEKRKTRAAQDAAMALRLAAMAPRSPEFRAFLEEWYEQPLFATLKQHPETLAILIARRHAHGSPALLARSIRALGTGVQPDLWPSLPEYATPTLLITGELDRKFSIIAEDMCRACPAMAQEVFSGCGHNVHLENPGAWLTVVRAFLLAN, encoded by the coding sequence ATGACGAATCCGCCTGATTGGCCCAACATCAACTATGCGTGGAGCGGGCTGCTGGTGGAGGAGTTTGTTCGCCTGGGCGTGTCGGGTTTCGTGCTTTCCCCCGGGTCCAGAAATTCTCCGCTCATGCTGAGCGCCGCCCGGCAAAGCGGTGTACCCCACTGGGTTCACTTTGACGAACGGGGCGCGGGCTTTCTGGCTCTGGGTCTTGCGCGCCGATCCGGGCGACCCGCCGTGTTGATTTGCACTTCGGGCAGCGCTGCGGCGAACTATTGGCCGGCCGTTGTGGAGGCGGAAGCTTCCGGGGTACCCCTGATAGTCATAACCGCCGATCGTCCGCCGGAATTGATCGACTGCGGCGCGAATCAGGCCATCCGGCAGACCGGGCTTTTCGGGCGCTATACGCGCTGGGACGCCCAGATTCCGTGTCCGACCGCGGAGATTGATCCGGCCTTTCTATTGACCACGGTGGATCAGGCGCATGCCCGCTGCCTTGGTCCCGACAGTGGACCCGTACATCTCAATATCCAGTTTCGTGAACCGCTGGCGCCCATTTCCGATGATTCGATTCCGCCAGGTTATTCCGATTCTCTGGCCCTCTGGCGTGCCGGAAGATCCCCCTACACCCGCGTGTTGACCGCGCCGGGAGCGCTGGGAGAATCCACCCGCGCCGAGCTGCTCGCCACAATCCGGACCACCTCGTCGGGACTACTGGTGGTGGGCGCGCTGAATCATGCCGGGGAAACCACGCAGGCCGCGACCCTGGCCCGAAAACTGGGCTGGCCCGTGTTTGCCGATGCCTGCGCCGGGCTGCGCGGCCACTTGGACATGCCCCTCCTTCTGGCGTGTGGCGATCTCCTCCTTCTTGATTCTTCGCTTGAGGACGACTGGCGACCATCGACGGTAATCCACGTGGGTGGCCCCGTCACCTCCAAACGTCTCCAATCCTTCATCGCCCGGATCCGGCCTCGCTATGTGCGGGTCGCGCCCGGTTCGGATCGTCTCGATCCGGGGCATCTCGTTTCCGTTCGCATTCCCCTTTCCGTGGGTGCACTCGTGTCCAGCCTGGCTACCGCGCTGGACGACCCGCCTGCGGCTGCGCTGCCCCCGGCCCTGGCCTGGCGCGATGAACAGTGCCGCGCGGCCCTGAACACGTGGCATGCCGGGCAGGAGTCCCTTTCCGAAATCGGCGTGGCCCGGCTTATCGCGGAGCAGGCACCGGCCCACGGGCTCCTGTTCCTGGGTAATTCCATGCCGGTCCGATTGATGGACAGCTACGGTCTGCCGCCCCATCCCGATGTGGCCATGGTGGCCAACCGGGGCGCCAGCGGGATCGATGGCAACCTTGCCACCGCCGCGGGTCTGGCCCTCGCGTCCGGCAGACCGGCCATCGCGTTGCTGGGTGATCTCACGGCCCTTCATGACCTCAACTCCCTCGCGCTGATCAAGCAGATCGATAGCCCTTTTGTAGTGGTCATATTGAACAATGATGGTGGAGGTATTTTTCACCATCTGCCCATCGCGCGTTTTGAAGAGTATTTTGAATCGTGCTTCGGCACGCCCCACGGCCTGAGCTTTCCCGGTGCGGCCACCATGTTCAACCTGCCCTACCGGCGGCCCTCCAATCTGGCGGAATTCAGCGCGGCCCTCGATCAGGCCGTTGCCGCCTCGGGCCCCACGCTGATTGAAATTACCACCGATCGTTACGCGTCGCGCGGCGTTCACGAGGCCCTTCATGCCCGTCTGCGCGAAGCCATGAACCGCCGGGAGATTCCGGGCGAGCGCGGCCTCGAGCCCATCGTCCCCGTAACACTGGCGGGCACGGCGGACCAGCCGCCCCTGCTGTTGCTCCATGGCTTTCTCGGCGCAACGGAAGACTGGATGGCCGTCGCCCAATCCCTGGGTAGTAATTTTCACGTGCTCGCGGTCAATCTGCCCGGTCATGGTCCCGGTTGGCGGGGCTGGGCCGTGGAGGCCCAGGGCATGGCCGCCTGCGCCGCCGGCATTGTCGCCGGGCTGGACGCTCTGGGCCTTGATAGGCTTGCCCTTGCGGGCTACTCAATGGGTGGGCGCCTCGCCCTTTATCTTGCCGTGCACTATCCCGAGCGCTTCACCCGCGTGGTGTTGGAATCGGCTTCGCCCGGCCTCGATACTCCAGAGAAGCGAAAGACCCGGGCCGCCCAGGATGCCGCAATGGCCCTTCGCCTCGCAGCCATGGCGCCGCGCAGCCCCGAATTCCGCGCTTTCCTCGAAGAATGGTATGAACAGCCCCTCTTCGCGACCCTGAAGCAGCATCCCGAAACCCTGGCGATTCTGATCGCCCGGCGACACGCCCATGGTTCGCCCGCGCTGCTGGCCCGGTCCATCCGCGCCCTCGGCACGGGCGTTCAACCGGATCTCTGGCCTTCGCTGCCGGAGTATGCCACACCGACCCTGCTGATCACCGGCGAGCTGGACCGGAAATTCTCCATCATCGCGGAGGACATGTGCCGCGCCTGCCCGGCGATGGCGCAGGAAGTCTTCAGCGGCTGTGGGCACAATGTCCATCTGGAGAATCCCGGTGCCTGGCTTACGGTCGTTCGGGCCTTCCTGCTCGCAAACTGA
- a CDS encoding NADH:ubiquinone reductase (Na(+)-transporting) subunit F, with the protein MTTIVMGVFMFCAVILFLVWVVLSAKAKLVAAGDVTITINGDQDSAITTAAGGTLLGTLAANKIFIPSACGGKGSCGVCKVKVKSGGGSLLTTEENWITRGEAKEGCRLSCQVKVKNNLNIEIPPEVFSVKKWKCKVRSNDNVATFIKELVLELPEGESVPFRAGGYIQIECPPHHVKYKDFDVQEEYRPDWDKFNIWQYESKCEETVTRAYSMANYPEEFGIIMLNVRVATPPPRTQGIPPGIMSSYIFSLKPGDEVTISGPFGEFFAHDTNREMCFIGGGAGMAPMRSHIFDQFRRIHTDRKVTFWYGARSLREMFYVEDFDTIQAENPNFTWHTALSEPLPEDNWTGYTGFIHQVLLENYLKNHPAPEDVEYYLCGPPMMLAAVTNMLHDLGVEDEMIEYDDFG; encoded by the coding sequence ATGACAACAATTGTCATGGGTGTTTTCATGTTCTGCGCCGTCATCCTTTTCCTCGTGTGGGTGGTGCTGTCGGCCAAGGCCAAGCTTGTCGCGGCCGGGGACGTGACCATCACCATCAACGGGGATCAGGATTCCGCCATCACCACCGCCGCCGGCGGCACCCTGCTGGGCACCCTCGCAGCCAACAAGATCTTTATCCCCTCCGCCTGCGGTGGCAAGGGCAGTTGCGGTGTGTGCAAGGTCAAGGTCAAGTCGGGTGGCGGATCGTTGCTGACCACAGAAGAGAATTGGATTACACGGGGTGAAGCCAAAGAAGGCTGTCGTCTCTCCTGTCAGGTCAAGGTGAAAAATAATCTGAACATTGAGATTCCCCCCGAGGTGTTCTCTGTCAAGAAATGGAAGTGCAAAGTGCGCTCCAACGACAATGTGGCCACCTTTATCAAGGAACTCGTGCTCGAACTGCCCGAGGGCGAGAGCGTCCCCTTCCGCGCGGGCGGCTACATTCAGATCGAATGCCCGCCCCACCACGTGAAGTACAAGGACTTCGACGTGCAGGAGGAATACCGCCCCGACTGGGACAAGTTCAACATCTGGCAGTATGAATCCAAGTGCGAAGAGACCGTCACGCGCGCATACTCCATGGCCAACTATCCCGAAGAGTTTGGCATCATCATGCTGAATGTGCGTGTGGCCACGCCCCCGCCCCGTACCCAGGGTATCCCCCCGGGCATCATGTCTTCCTACATCTTCAGCCTGAAGCCGGGCGACGAAGTGACCATCTCCGGTCCCTTCGGCGAATTCTTTGCCCATGACACGAATCGCGAGATGTGCTTCATCGGCGGCGGCGCCGGCATGGCGCCCATGCGCTCCCATATCTTTGATCAGTTCCGGCGCATCCACACCGATCGCAAAGTGACCTTCTGGTACGGCGCGCGCAGCCTCCGCGAAATGTTCTACGTTGAGGACTTCGACACGATCCAGGCGGAAAACCCGAACTTCACGTGGCACACGGCCCTTTCCGAACCGCTTCCGGAAGACAACTGGACCGGCTATACGGGATTCATCCACCAGGTGCTGCTGGAAAACTATCTCAAGAACCATCCCGCTCCGGAAGATGTGGAGTACTACCTGTGCGGACCTCCCATGATGCTGGCGGCCGTGACCAACATGCTCCACGACCTCGGTGTGGAAGATGAAATGATCGAGTATGACGACTTCGGGTGA
- the menE gene encoding o-succinylbenzoate--CoA ligase codes for MNEPAFVPCRVAYWASAAPDGIALRREAIEITWAEWHGRIGHLEKQLRAAGAARGTRVGLIMPAGEHLLSTLLALYRIGAVACPVNPQFPSDYREGLLADLDCALVIGEEQGDNWGLGASVTAATPPTPPQAGGNGLPGFAGSRETSNSRHELDVPLPPACGGAGGVYTSGAGDSLSQPPTPQTTASVWHIDPAATIIFTSGSTGTPKAAVLSLRNHLENARISNANIPLALGDTWLLSLPMHHVAGFGVLFRCLVAGATIALPEPGAPLALAVKASGATHISLVARQLAQVLGADAHLERLKSLLLGGSAIPAPLIDRALAAGLPIHTSYGMTETASQIAATPPGANRAQLASSGRPLVAGAVRINEDGCIQVAGPTRFLGYWRDGALQRPFDDAGWFTTSDQGYLDDEGFLHVTGRKDNVFIAGGENIQPEEIERALCALPGIIQAIVVPVAHPEFGTTPVAFVACSGPLDAAEISNALLRILPRFKVPRHYYPWPDEHAEVGLKVSRAALARRAASLQQD; via the coding sequence ATGAATGAACCTGCGTTCGTGCCGTGTCGGGTGGCCTATTGGGCGTCGGCCGCGCCGGACGGGATCGCCCTGCGGCGTGAAGCCATTGAGATCACCTGGGCCGAGTGGCACGGGCGAATCGGGCACTTGGAAAAGCAGTTGCGAGCGGCGGGCGCTGCCCGTGGTACCCGCGTCGGCCTTATCATGCCCGCCGGAGAGCACTTGCTTTCCACACTCCTGGCTCTCTATCGCATCGGGGCGGTTGCATGCCCCGTGAATCCCCAGTTTCCCTCGGACTATCGAGAGGGCCTGTTGGCGGACCTGGATTGCGCACTGGTGATCGGAGAAGAGCAGGGAGACAATTGGGGACTTGGTGCTTCCGTGACGGCAGCTACCCCCCCTACCCCCCCGCAAGCGGGGGGGAATGGGCTTCCAGGATTCGCTGGTTCGCGTGAGACCTCGAACTCCCGGCATGAGCTTGACGTTCCGCTTCCCCCCGCTTGCGGGGGGGCAGGGGGCGTATACACCAGCGGCGCTGGCGATTCCCTGTCTCAACCACCCACGCCTCAGACGACGGCCTCGGTTTGGCACATCGACCCGGCAGCCACGATCATCTTCACGTCGGGCAGCACGGGGACACCCAAGGCCGCCGTGCTCAGCCTGCGTAATCATCTCGAAAATGCGCGTATCTCTAACGCCAACATTCCCCTGGCGCTGGGTGATACCTGGCTCCTTTCGCTGCCGATGCATCACGTGGCGGGCTTTGGCGTCCTCTTTCGTTGCCTGGTTGCCGGTGCGACCATTGCCTTGCCAGAGCCGGGAGCACCGCTGGCCCTTGCAGTTAAAGCTTCCGGCGCCACCCACATTTCTCTTGTGGCGCGACAGCTTGCCCAGGTGCTGGGTGCCGATGCCCACCTGGAGAGACTGAAGTCGCTCCTCCTCGGCGGCAGCGCCATTCCCGCGCCGCTCATTGATCGCGCGCTGGCAGCGGGTCTGCCAATTCACACGAGTTATGGTATGACGGAGACGGCAAGTCAGATCGCCGCGACGCCGCCGGGTGCAAACCGTGCGCAGTTGGCCTCGTCCGGTCGTCCCCTGGTTGCGGGCGCTGTACGCATCAATGAGGACGGCTGTATTCAGGTGGCGGGCCCGACGCGCTTTCTGGGCTACTGGCGCGATGGCGCGCTTCAGCGCCCCTTCGACGACGCGGGCTGGTTTACCACCAGCGATCAAGGCTATCTGGACGACGAGGGTTTTCTACATGTAACGGGTCGCAAAGACAACGTTTTCATAGCAGGCGGTGAAAACATTCAACCCGAGGAAATCGAGCGGGCCCTGTGTGCGCTTCCCGGTATCATCCAGGCCATCGTGGTGCCCGTGGCCCACCCCGAGTTCGGGACGACGCCCGTTGCTTTCGTGGCGTGCTCAGGCCCGCTGGACGCGGCGGAAATTTCCAACGCCCTGCTCCGGATCTTGCCCCGGTTCAAGGTGCCGCGCCACTATTATCCGTGGCCGGACGAGCACGCCGAGGTCGGACTTAAAGTCTCCCGCGCCGCCCTCGCGCGACGGGCGGCGAGCTTGCAGCAAGACTGA
- a CDS encoding glucuronate isomerase, producing the protein MNNAVNKTAITDIHTHLYATDFGGLLLWGIDELLTYHYLIAEFFRLSDMSYDQFWSLSKSQQADMIWETLFIRNSPLSEACRGVITVLDSLGLDVSARDLKGYRAWFNAQETGAHVDRVFATANIKCAVMTNDPFDPQERPAWEAGYQPDDRFYGVLRIDPLLNGWAGSYQYLQGWGYDVEVTLNDKSKAEVRRFLTDWVRRMKALYMAVSLPPDFALPEQSARATLIEECILPVAREFNIPFAMMIGVTRQINPLLRLAGDSVAPSSMKPVEYICAKYPQNKFMITTLSREDQHSLCVTARKFRNLLVFGCWWFLNNPSLIQEMTEMRLELLGPSIIPQHSDARVLDQVIYKWKHSREVIARVLRHKYADLVESGWSVSEDEIKRDVEQLLGGNFWRFIDLKL; encoded by the coding sequence GTGAACAATGCGGTGAACAAGACCGCCATCACCGATATCCACACCCACCTCTACGCCACCGACTTTGGCGGGCTGCTCCTGTGGGGTATCGACGAGCTGCTCACCTATCACTACCTCATCGCCGAGTTCTTTCGTCTTTCCGACATGTCCTACGACCAGTTCTGGTCGCTGTCGAAGAGTCAACAAGCCGATATGATTTGGGAAACGCTGTTTATACGCAACAGCCCCCTGAGTGAAGCCTGCCGGGGCGTGATCACCGTGCTCGACTCCCTCGGGCTGGATGTTTCGGCGCGCGATCTGAAGGGCTACCGCGCGTGGTTCAACGCCCAGGAGACTGGCGCGCATGTGGATCGTGTCTTCGCCACGGCCAACATCAAGTGTGCGGTGATGACCAACGACCCCTTCGACCCCCAGGAGCGACCGGCCTGGGAAGCGGGCTATCAGCCGGATGACCGATTCTACGGTGTGCTGCGCATCGATCCCCTGCTCAACGGATGGGCCGGGAGCTATCAGTATCTCCAGGGCTGGGGCTACGACGTGGAAGTCACGCTGAACGACAAGAGCAAAGCCGAAGTGCGCCGCTTCCTCACCGACTGGGTCAGGCGGATGAAGGCCCTGTACATGGCTGTGTCGCTGCCGCCCGATTTCGCCCTGCCGGAGCAGTCCGCCCGGGCCACGCTGATCGAGGAGTGCATCCTGCCCGTTGCCCGGGAGTTTAATATTCCATTCGCCATGATGATCGGCGTCACCCGCCAGATCAATCCACTGCTGCGCCTCGCGGGCGACAGTGTAGCCCCCTCCAGCATGAAGCCGGTCGAGTACATCTGCGCGAAATATCCCCAGAACAAATTCATGATCACCACACTCTCCCGCGAGGATCAGCACAGCCTCTGCGTCACCGCGCGAAAGTTCCGCAATCTTCTCGTCTTCGGCTGCTGGTGGTTCCTGAACAACCCCAGCCTGATCCAGGAGATGACCGAGATGCGTCTCGAATTGCTCGGCCCCTCCATCATCCCTCAGCACTCCGACGCGCGCGTGCTCGATCAGGTGATCTACAAGTGGAAGCACTCCCGCGAGGTGATCGCAAGAGTCCTGCGTCATAAATACGCCGACCTCGTCGAGTCGGGGTGGAGCGTTTCGGAGGACGAGATCAAGCGCGATGTTGAACAACTGCTGGGCGGCAATTTCTGGCGATTTATCGACCTGAAGCTTTAA
- the menB gene encoding 1,4-dihydroxy-2-naphthoyl-CoA synthase, protein MASIEWTVAGEYTEILYHKAEGIAKITINRPHVRNAFTPTTNDEISDALRDARFDASIGVIILTGQGKEAFCSGGDQKIRGDSGYKDGGTGVHRLNVLDLHRQIRTLPKPVIAMVAGYAIGGGNILAMVCDLTIAADNAIFGQTGPKVGSFDGGYGSSHLARMVGQKKAREIWFLCRQYNAQQALDMGMVNTVVPYDQLEDETVQWCREILANSPTAIRCLKAALNADEDGQAGLMELAGNATSLFYQTEEGQEGRNAFNEKRKPDFSKFPRNP, encoded by the coding sequence ATGGCATCCATCGAATGGACCGTGGCCGGGGAATACACCGAGATCCTCTATCACAAGGCTGAAGGCATCGCAAAGATCACCATCAATCGTCCCCACGTGCGCAATGCCTTTACCCCCACCACCAACGACGAAATCAGTGATGCCCTGCGCGACGCCCGCTTCGACGCCTCCATTGGCGTGATCATCTTGACCGGCCAGGGCAAGGAAGCCTTCTGCTCCGGCGGTGACCAGAAGATTCGCGGTGATTCGGGGTACAAGGATGGCGGGACGGGCGTGCACCGGTTGAACGTGCTCGATTTGCACCGCCAGATCCGCACCCTGCCCAAGCCGGTGATCGCCATGGTCGCGGGCTATGCCATTGGCGGCGGCAACATCCTCGCCATGGTCTGCGATCTCACCATCGCGGCGGACAACGCCATCTTCGGCCAGACGGGACCCAAGGTTGGCTCTTTCGATGGGGGTTACGGCTCATCGCACCTGGCGCGCATGGTCGGCCAGAAGAAGGCTCGCGAAATCTGGTTCCTCTGCCGTCAATACAACGCCCAGCAAGCCCTCGATATGGGGATGGTCAATACCGTCGTGCCCTATGATCAACTGGAAGACGAAACGGTCCAGTGGTGCCGTGAAATACTGGCCAATTCGCCCACGGCCATTCGCTGCCTGAAGGCGGCGCTTAACGCCGACGAAGACGGCCAGGCGGGCCTGATGGAGCTGGCGGGCAACGCCACCTCGCTCTTTTACCAGACGGAAGAGGGCCAGGAAGGCCGCAACGCCTTTAACGAAAAGCGCAAGCCGGATTTCTCGAAGTTTCCGAGGAATCCGTGA
- a CDS encoding 1,4-dihydroxy-2-naphthoate polyprenyltransferase — MAARPKTLAAGLTPVLIGTAMAGAAGGFHLASALCAALGALLIQIGTNFANDYFDFVKGTDTEERIGPKRATQAGLVSPRTMLFATVLVFALAFVPGAYLVYRGGWPILAIGIVSVICGVLYTGGPFPLGYLGLGDLFVLVFFGPVAVGGTCYVQALSLSNDVLIAGLMPGLFSTAILTVNNLRDADTDVRTGKRTLAVRFGKTFARWEYLLCIVVAGAILPVYLCIQAGGHWFALASCAALLPAVPLVRNVFTSNDGVVLNNTLAGTGKVLLLFSVLFSVGWAV, encoded by the coding sequence ATGGCCGCGCGGCCCAAGACCCTGGCGGCCGGTCTGACGCCCGTGCTCATCGGGACGGCCATGGCCGGGGCCGCCGGTGGTTTTCACCTGGCGTCGGCCCTCTGCGCCGCGCTGGGCGCGTTGCTGATCCAGATAGGCACCAACTTTGCCAATGACTATTTCGACTTCGTAAAAGGAACGGACACCGAAGAGCGCATCGGGCCGAAGCGGGCCACGCAGGCGGGTCTTGTGTCGCCCCGCACGATGCTCTTCGCCACGGTGCTGGTCTTCGCGCTGGCCTTCGTGCCGGGCGCCTATCTGGTGTATCGCGGCGGATGGCCCATCCTTGCCATCGGTATCGTATCGGTCATCTGCGGCGTGCTTTATACCGGCGGCCCCTTTCCCCTGGGTTACCTCGGTTTGGGCGATCTCTTTGTGCTCGTGTTCTTCGGCCCCGTGGCGGTGGGAGGGACCTGCTACGTGCAGGCTCTGAGCCTGAGCAACGACGTGCTCATCGCCGGGCTGATGCCGGGGTTATTCTCCACAGCAATACTCACCGTCAATAACCTGCGCGACGCGGATACCGACGTGCGCACGGGTAAGCGCACGCTTGCGGTCCGCTTTGGCAAAACTTTCGCCCGGTGGGAGTACCTGCTCTGCATCGTGGTGGCGGGGGCGATTCTACCCGTGTATCTTTGCATTCAGGCGGGCGGACACTGGTTTGCGCTGGCGTCGTGCGCGGCCCTGTTGCCCGCCGTTCCCCTGGTGCGCAATGTTTTCACAAGCAACGACGGGGTGGTGCTCAATAATACCCTGGCGGGTACGGGCAAGGTGCTGCTGCTTTTCAGCGTACTCTTTTCAGTCGGGTGGGCCGTGTGA
- the menC gene encoding o-succinylbenzoate synthase — MRIAKAEVFQYTLPLARPIPLRDGLLNERTGFLLKLYSTGGHTAWGDAAPLPGFSRESTEECRKTLFAAAADLLDKDDTLDSDFPRRLKAFSGKTAHSAAYFAVESAWHLLVDASENKSPWHRKDPSRDATLHLNALLAGTPDEIRGKAVSAAALGYRAVKLKVGRESMTEDIRLVREVRSIVGPEVSLRLDANQAWSLDDAVLFGKATADAGIAYIEEPCSAPVDLPAFRRETGIPYAIDESIHALHDMLHGRSSPPLAQRIVADVFEGAAALVWKPTLVHTPILGQLLFRDVTHGHSNRVVISAAFESGVGIAALANYAALFAAPDTPAGLDTYAWMVPDVLQQRLPLNGGTVDLHAINQAARTVDGERLKRIWPL, encoded by the coding sequence GTGAGAATCGCCAAAGCCGAAGTTTTTCAATATACCCTGCCTCTGGCGCGACCCATACCCTTGCGGGATGGTCTGCTCAACGAGCGTACCGGGTTTCTTCTTAAGTTGTATTCCACGGGAGGCCACACGGCCTGGGGTGACGCCGCACCCCTCCCCGGCTTCAGTCGAGAGTCGACGGAGGAATGCCGCAAGACCCTCTTTGCGGCCGCGGCCGATCTACTCGATAAAGACGACACGCTGGACTCCGACTTCCCGAGACGGTTGAAGGCGTTCAGCGGAAAGACGGCCCACAGCGCAGCCTACTTTGCCGTCGAGTCCGCGTGGCACCTGCTTGTGGACGCCTCGGAGAACAAGTCTCCCTGGCACCGCAAGGACCCATCCCGGGACGCGACCCTTCACCTGAATGCCCTGCTTGCAGGAACGCCCGATGAGATTCGGGGGAAGGCGGTGAGCGCCGCCGCCCTGGGTTATCGCGCGGTGAAGCTGAAGGTGGGCCGCGAGAGCATGACGGAAGATATCCGGCTGGTGCGCGAAGTACGTTCTATCGTAGGCCCCGAGGTTTCCTTGCGGCTCGATGCGAATCAGGCGTGGAGCCTGGACGACGCCGTGCTCTTTGGAAAGGCCACGGCAGATGCGGGCATTGCCTACATTGAGGAACCTTGCAGCGCCCCCGTCGATCTGCCCGCGTTTCGACGCGAGACCGGAATACCTTACGCCATCGATGAGTCCATCCATGCGCTGCACGACATGCTTCATGGCCGAAGTTCGCCGCCGCTGGCGCAACGGATAGTCGCTGACGTTTTTGAAGGGGCTGCCGCGCTCGTGTGGAAACCCACGCTCGTTCACACGCCGATCCTGGGCCAGTTGCTCTTCCGTGACGTGACCCATGGCCACTCCAACCGCGTGGTGATCAGTGCGGCCTTCGAAAGCGGCGTGGGAATTGCCGCGCTGGCCAACTATGCGGCGCTCTTCGCCGCACCCGATACCCCCGCCGGTCTTGATACCTACGCCTGGATGGTGCCCGATGTGCTCCAGCAGCGGCTTCCTCTGAATGGCGGCACCGTCGATCTCCACGCGATCAACCAGGCGGCTCGCACCGTGGACGGGGAGCGACTCAAGCGGATCTGGCCGCTATGA
- a CDS encoding FAD:protein FMN transferase, which produces MTTSGDAPSISRRFLVKSVASATLFLCLAAGCAPPPSPAPNQIEFTGAIMGTTYHIKVAAVMTDPESTETAKAIENALKNVDEKMSTYKPDSEVSRLNASPAGVPVTLSNETFAVFEKGLQVNRESDGAFDITVGPLVNAWGFGPDGPAHSPGDEELAALLALVGPDKISLNAETRTVTKALDGVYCDPASVAEGYAVDQVAELLLARGYGNYMVEVGGEVRTAGKNASGAPWKIAIEKPVDEGRLIQRVVGISDVSLSTSGNYRKFYIVDGRRVSHAINPKTGRPAEHSLASASVIHPNCALADAYSTAIMVLGEKDGLAFAEKLKLPVLLLIHGEQGEIIERQTPEFGSYLLEE; this is translated from the coding sequence ATGACGACTTCGGGTGACGCCCCGTCGATTTCCCGCCGGTTTCTGGTGAAGAGCGTGGCTTCGGCCACGCTCTTCCTTTGCCTGGCCGCCGGATGCGCGCCTCCGCCCTCCCCCGCGCCGAATCAGATCGAATTCACCGGCGCCATCATGGGAACCACCTACCACATCAAAGTGGCGGCAGTGATGACCGACCCGGAATCCACGGAAACCGCCAAGGCCATCGAGAATGCCCTCAAAAACGTTGATGAGAAGATGTCCACGTACAAGCCGGACTCCGAGGTTTCGCGGTTAAACGCGTCGCCGGCAGGCGTGCCCGTTACCCTTTCGAACGAAACCTTCGCGGTATTCGAGAAAGGACTGCAAGTGAATCGGGAATCCGATGGCGCCTTCGATATCACCGTGGGACCCCTCGTGAATGCCTGGGGCTTTGGGCCGGACGGCCCGGCGCACTCACCCGGCGACGAAGAACTGGCCGCCCTTCTTGCGCTCGTAGGACCCGACAAGATTTCCCTCAATGCCGAAACGCGCACCGTCACCAAGGCCCTGGATGGCGTCTACTGTGACCCCGCCTCGGTCGCCGAGGGCTACGCCGTTGATCAGGTGGCGGAACTCCTCCTGGCGCGGGGCTATGGGAACTACATGGTAGAGGTGGGTGGAGAAGTCCGCACGGCCGGAAAGAACGCCAGTGGCGCCCCCTGGAAAATCGCCATCGAAAAACCGGTGGACGAGGGCCGGTTAATCCAGCGGGTTGTCGGCATCTCCGACGTCTCCCTGTCCACATCGGGCAATTATCGCAAGTTCTATATCGTCGACGGCCGACGCGTGTCCCACGCGATAAATCCGAAAACAGGGCGCCCCGCGGAGCACAGCCTCGCATCCGCGAGTGTGATTCACCCGAATTGCGCCCTCGCCGATGCCTATTCCACCGCCATCATGGTGCTCGGCGAAAAGGACGGTCTCGCCTTCGCGGAAAAGCTGAAGCTGCCGGTGCTGCTGCTGATCCATGGGGAGCAGGGCGAGATCATCGAACGGCAGACTCCGGAGTTCGGGTCCTACCTGCTGGAAGAGTAA